The Podospora pseudocomata strain CBS 415.72m chromosome 3, whole genome shotgun sequence genome window below encodes:
- a CDS encoding hypothetical protein (MEROPS:MER0001269; COG:E; EggNog:ENOG503NU4A), whose amino-acid sequence MADNMYEKLETASAKTREAMADRQHLSPPPTHARQNRMRIATRETSCWYILWGFVLALCGLSILVDRPLLFVFLREPDFKDQCTQPEPHFPAKNEDLDKLVDIIEGDAFRNASVDRLSRAIQIKTESFDDMGEVGRDPRWEVFFKFHGYLALTFPLIHEKLQVEKVNTHGLLYTWKGSDDSLKPTLLMAHQDTVPVPPETIGSWTHPPWSGAYDGKYVWGRGAADCKNTLIALLETLQLLLEANFQPKRTIILSFGFDEEVSGRRGASALSAFLQERYGKDGVAVIVDEGAGFEETWGTLFAKPGTAEKGYVDVKITVRMPGGHSSIPSDHTSIGVLSELITKIESEQYPTRLVEENPYYSQLQCGAGYSDNFPKKLKKLLADNAFKKPSFFLTCRNKPDRLALEAAKQGPAIKYLMQTSQAVDVISGGIKTNALPERATVTVNHRINIGETTKIVTDRLTSIGDEIAKKYNLTLHAFDDSQEEPNSIHLSSAVNKLEVAPITPADGSINSPFTTLAGTVRAVYGKNVIVTPGIMTGNTDTRFYWNLTRHIFRFAPGYDADDEVGLGKIHTVDERVSVLNHVHTVRWFVMFVRNMDEARFDTDGGSGKSNDLGVGSG is encoded by the exons aTGGCAGACAACATGTACGAAAAGCTGGAGACAGCGTCTGCGAAGACGCGCGAAGCCATGGCCGACAGACAGCATctgtctccccctccaacacacGCGCGCCAAAATAGAATGCGCATCGCCACCAGGGAGACTTCGTGTTGGTATATTCTCTGGGGTTTCGTCCTGGCCTTGTGCGGTCTTTCAATTCTGGTGGACCGCCCACTCCTATTTGTTTTCCTCCGTGAGCCCGATTTCAAAGATCAATGCACCCAACCAGAACCGCACTTCCCTGCCAAAAACGAAGACCTCGACAAGCTCGTTGACATCATCGAGGGCGACGCGTTCAGGAACGCCAGCGTTGACCGTCTTTCCCGCGCTATCCAGATAAAGACAGAATCTTTTGATGACATGGGTGAAGTTGGTCGGGATCCAAGATGGGAAGTGTTCTTCAAGTTTCATGGCTATCTGGCCCTGACCTTCCCATTGATCCACGAGAAACTGCAGGTTGAAAAGGTCAACACTCATGGTTTGCTGTATACATGGAAGGGCAGTGACGATAGCCTGAAACCCACGCTTTTGATGGCCCATCAGGATACCGTACCCGTGCCACCAGAGACGATCGGATCATGGACCCACCCGCCCTG GAGCGGTGCCTATGATGGCAAATACGTCTGGGGCCGTGGGGCTGCTGACTGCAAGAACACCCTCATCGCGTTGCTGGAAACCCTTCAACTCCTTTTAGAAGCCAATTTTCAACCCAAACGCACGATTATCCTGTCCTTTGGCTTTGACGAAGAGGTATCCGGGAGACGAGGAGCATCGGCCCTTTCTGCCTTCCTTCAGGAGAGATACGGCAAGGATGGTGTCGCTGTCATTGTCGACGAAGGCGCCGGCTTCGAAGAGACATGGGGCACCCTCTTTGCGAAGCCCGGAACAGCCGAGAAAGGCTACGTCGACGTCAAAATCACCGTCCGAATGCCAGGTGGCCACTCCTCCATCCCTTCCGACCACACGAGCATCGGCGTTCTCAGCgagctcatcaccaagatcgAGTCCGAACAGTACCCAACACGCCTAGTTGAGGAGAATCCCTATTACTCGCAGCTGCAGTGCGGCGCCGGCTACTCGGATAACTTCCCAAAGAAACTCAAGAAGCTCCTGGCGGACAACGCATTCAAAAAGCCTTCCTTTTTCCTTACCTGTAGGAACAAGCCCGACCGTCTCGCGCTCGAAGCCGCCAAGCAAGGCCCAGCAATCAAGTACCTAATGCAAACCTCCCAAGCAGTGGACGTCATCTCGGGCGGTATTAAAACCAACGCTCTGCCCGAGCGCGCTACGGTAACAGTCAACCACCGTATCAATATCGGCGAGACCACAAAGATTGTTACGGACCGTCTCACCTCTATCGGTGACGAGATCGCAAAGAAATACAACCTCACCCTTCACGCCTTTGATGACTCGCAAGAGGAGCCCAATTCGATCCACCTCTCGTCAGCGGTGAACAAACTGGAGGTagcccccatcaccccagcAGACGGCTCAATAAACAGCCCTTTCACAACACTAGCCGGCACGGTTCGTGCCGTCTACGGCAAGAACGTCATTGTTACCCCTGGGATCATGACAGGCAACACCGACACGAGGTTTTATTGGAACTTGACGAGGCACATCTTTCGATTTGCGCCCGGCTACGACGCTGATGACGAGGTGGGACTGGGAAAGATTCATACTGTGGATGAAAGAGTCAGTGTGTTGAATCATGTCCATACTGTGAGGTGGTTTGTGATGTTTGTGCGAAATATGGACGAGGCGAGGTTTGATACGGATGGTGGTTCTGGGAAGAGTAAtgatttgggggttgggtcTGGTTAG
- a CDS encoding hypothetical protein (EggNog:ENOG503PYAC) — MKYTTASALLLQATTALAGPIIEARQQPRAVFTRVATQTGQGCEGSFIFYDDANQIATVTYPNYGVTLPSGPREESCTTTLQVSFPVGQCTAGTALGTTTGTVYLPSNGITAFFTARDYAIQPTIGTITDVSPNGQWTGARSAEPYVLRDSISYRLTPPNPQNSLVNFTVFGDLSLQPENAGGGSLTAEQFVFDIRNQSACKFDFDHGVVKKRQ, encoded by the exons ATGAAGtacaccaccgcctccgccctcctcctccaagcgaCCACTGCCCTCGCCGGCCCCATCATTGAAGCCCGCCAGCAACCCCGCGCAGTCTTCACCCGCGTCGCGACCCAAACCGGCCAAGGCTGCGAAggctccttcatcttctaCGACGACGCCAACCAAATCGCCACAGTCACCTACCCCAACTACGgcgtcaccctcccctccggccCCCGCGAGGAgtcctgcaccaccaccctccaagTCAGCTTCCCGGTGGGGCAGTGCACAGCCGGCACCGCCCTCGGCACGACAACCGGGACGGTCTACCTCCCCAGCAACGGCATAACAGCCTTCTTCACCGCGCGCGACTACGCCATCCAGCCCACCATCGGGACCATCACCGACGTCAGCCCCAACGGGCAGTGGACCGGTGCCCGCTCAGCGGAGCCTTACGTTCTCCGGGACAGCATTAGCTATCGGCTCactcctcccaacccgcaGAACAGCTTGGTCAATTTTACTGTGTTTGGGGACTTGAGCCTGCAGCCGGAGAATGCGGGTGGGGGTTCGTTGACTGCGGAGCAGTTTGTTTTCGATATTCGGAATCAGTCTGCTTGT AAATTTGACTTTGATCATGGCGTTGTGAAGAAACGCCAGTGA
- a CDS encoding hypothetical protein (EggNog:ENOG503PWW4), whose protein sequence is MAASVDRYLTKIRAEPPTIIVSDRIEGEGETIRLQWINVLREADYIAKMAVFFRLYKMIIENAIHTAGENNANELRGFLFLMGLSVAHELIHTFVGPAGRRAYFNPRNPRGTRQVGDMVGVFTTQNTGRAVSEAWMHDCLGLNWKDFTFPVDLAGPSQNCTNRTQMEGTAQRKTWKDRLQYRGDYTPHMPEINHMPLHRISSSALRDIMRTVANTAYIKVRA, encoded by the exons ATGGCAGCGTCTGTGGACCGGTACCTCACCAAAATCCGGGCTGAACCCCCTACCATCATCGTCAGTGACCGGATAGAAGGCGAAGGTGAAACTATTCGCTTACAGTGGATCAATGTGCTTAGAGAAGCCGACTACATCGCCAAGATGGCGGTGTTTTTCCGACTATACAAAATG ATCATTGAAAACGCAATCCACACAGCCGGAGAGAACAACGCCAACGAGCTCCGAGGCTTCTTGTTCCTCATGGGCCTGTCCGTTGCGCACGAGCTGATCCACACCTTTGTCGG TCCGGCAGGAAGGAGA GCCTACTTCAACCCGAGAAACCCGCGCGGTACCCGCCAGGTTGGTGACATGGTTGGGGTCTTCACGACGCAGAATACAGGTCGCGCCGTGAGCGAGGCTTGGATGCATGACTGCTTAGGACTGA ACTGGAAAGACTTTACTTTTCCCGTCGATCTGGCCGGACCGTCGCAAAACTGCACCAATCGCACACAGATGGAGGGCACCGCACAGAGAAAGACATGGAAGGACAGACTTCAATATCGCGGTGACTATACGCCCCACATGCCAGAGATAAACCACATGCCGCTGCATAGGATCAGCTCCTCTGCTCTTCGTGACATTATGCGAACTGTTGCAAACACGGCTTACATCAAAGTCCGGGCATGA